AAGTCCACATCTTTTAGATGCAACTAGTGCTCTTTCTACTATTTTAGGTATGGAATTATTTAAATTTCCTCCTACATCCACTGCCACTGTTAAAATATTCTGTTTTTTTAGTTGTTCCTCTAATACTTTTTCCTCTTCTCTTGAGGATATAGCCATTCTTACTGAAGCTTTAGCCACGTCTATGCTATCAATTTTCATTCTATCATCCCTTCACTATATTATATAAATGATATATATATAATATCATATATTTATTTAATAAGGGAAATACTATATTAAAATACTGTATTGAAATTTTAGGAGGGTCAATTTGCATGAAGAAATCACTTAAATGCACTTCATATACATTAGTTATAATATTTTTTGCTTCCTTTTTAATATTTAAGACTTATGATACTAATTTATCTTTTACAAATTCATTTTTTTCATCCAATGCTTTAAGTGAAGAAATAGATAAAGATGAATTAAAAGAAGTTATAGAAACAATTTATAATGATCGTTGTAAAGTATTTATTAATGGAGATTTAGAAAGTTTACCTAAATACTATGATACTTCTAGAAAATATGGTAAATGGTCTTTAGATCAAGAAGTAAGAAGAGTTAAATACTTAAGAACTTGGGCTTACCAAAGAGATATAGAATTTACAAATATAAATTCTAAGATTATTTTAAAAAGGGTATCTTCTAACAAATCTAATATTAGATTAGGGTTAAAGGAAATATACACTTTTGAATACATTTATAAAAATGATGAAAATGCTACCAAAAATAAATTTGGTACAGGTATAGATCATACCGTAAATTTAATTAATAAAAACAATCAATGGATAATTGCAAATGATTGGTATACAGATTGCTTTCATGACGCTCTAAAAGCCTATTCTGGAGAAATTAGAGAAATAGACTTATCTAAGGTAGAAACTTTGGATATACCTAAAATAGAAAAAGATATGAATTTCAATTACAGTGGAAAATACAATAGAATAAAAGCTGTGGAATATGCTAATAGATATTGTGGCGCTTTTATAGAAGATGAAAATACCGATTATAAGTACAATAAAAAATATAAAAATTATTCAGGTATTGGAGGAGATTGTACTAATTTTGCATCTCAAGTATTGGCAGATAAACAAGCTGGTGAAATACCTATGGATTATACATGGTTTTCTCATTTTAGCAAAAAAGAAGGTATTCATGTAGGAAGCAAGGCATGGGTAAATGCAGATACCTTTAAAAATTATATTTTATACAGTGGAAAAGGACAATTAATAAAAAAAGGTACTTTTAAACAATTAGCTTTATCTACAGATAATTACTTAAATGGAGCCTGTGAAAAATTAGAATTAGGGGATCTTATATGCTATGTTAAAGGCGGAAAAACAGATCACTTTGCCATAGTTACCGGATTTGATTCTAGAGGATATCCTTTAGTAAATTCCCATACTACTGATAGATACAATGTGCCTTGGGATTTAGGCTGGGGCGACAAAGACATATCTTTTTATCTTATACACATACGAAAATAAAAAAGTCCATGAATGTTATATTTTATAATATTCATGGACTTTCATTAATTATTATTTATTTAAAACTTCTTCTGCTTTTTTCACTAAATTTTCTACAGTAAATCCAAATTCCTTAAATAATACATATCCCGGTGCTGATGCTCCAAAATGATCTATGGATAAAATATCTCCATCAAATCCTAGGTATTTATGCCATCCAAAAGAGGATGCAGCTTCTACTGCTAATCTCTTTGTAACATTTGAAGGTAAAACTTCTTCTTTATATTCTTTACTTTGTTTTTCAAATAATTCTAAAGAAGGCATACTTACAACTCTTACCTTAATTCCCTTTTCTTCTAATACTTTAGCTCCTTCATAGATAAGTTCTACTTCAGAACCTGTAGCCATTAAAATAATATCTGGTTTTTTATCTTCAGCATCTTTTAATATATATGCTCCCTTTAGGGCATCTTTACCTGTTTCATCATATAGAGGTAGGTTCTGTCTTGATAACACTAAAGATACTGGACCATCTTCTTTAGTTATAGCATAATACCATGCTGCTGCTGTTTCTTTTGCGTCTGCTGGTCTAAATACTGTCATATTTGGAATACTTCTAAGTGACGCTAATTGCTCAATTGGTTCATGAGTTGGTCCATCTTCTCCAACACCTATACTATCATGAGTTAACACATAAGTTATTGGTAAATTCATTAAAGCTGATAATCTCATTGATGGTTTCATATAATCTGAGAAAACAAAGAAAGTTGAAACAAATACCTTTAATCCGCCATGTAAATACATACCATTAGCAATAGCTGCCATTGCATGTTCTCTTACTCCAAAGTGTAGATTAGATCCTTTTCTATTTTCCTTTGAAAAATCTCCTCTATTCTTCATATAAGTCTTATTAGATGGAGCTAAGTCAGCAGATCCTCCTATAAGATTTGGAACAGCATCTGCTAATCTATTAATAACTTCTCCGGAAGCTGCTCTTGTTGCCATCTTCTTTTCAAACTTCCAAAAATCTTCATCATTTAAAAGATCCTTTTCTATTTTTCCACTAAACCAAAGTTCCCATTCCTTTGATAATTCTGGGTACTTATTGTCGTATTCTTCTTTTAATTTATTCCATTTATCTTCTTCTTTTGATAATTCTTCAACTTTTTTGCTCATATATTCTCTAACTTCTTTAGGAACAAAGAATTCTTCTTCATCAGTCCACTTTAAGAACTCTCTTGTTGTTTTTAAATTGTCTTCTCCTAAAGGTTCTCCATGAGCTGAAGACTTACCTTGTTTTGCAGGACATCCATATCCTATTTCAGTTTTGATTATTACAATACTTGGTCTTTCTTTATCTGCTTTTGCTTCTTTTATAGCCTCATCTATAGCTTCTACATCATTTCCATCTTCTACACTTATAACTTGCCAATTATATGCTTTAAATCTTCCAGCTACATCTTCTGTAAATGCTATATCTGTATTTCCTTCTATAGTAATATTATTAGAATCATATAAAACTATTAATTTATCTAATCCTAAAGTTCCTGCAAGAGATGCAGCTTCAGAGGATATTCCTTCCATTAAACATCCATCTCCCACAAGGGCATATGTATAATGATTCATTAATTCATATCCAGGTTTATTGAATTTTTCTGCAAGATATTCCTCAGCCATAGCCATACCTACAGCATTTGCTATACCTTGACCAAGTGGTCCTGTAGTAGTTTCTACTCCAACAGTATGACCATATTCTGGGTGACCCGGTGTTTTACTTCCCCATTGTCTAAAGTTTTTTAGATCCTCCATAGTTAAACCATAATTAAATAAATGAAGTAAAGAATATATCAACATAGATCCATGTCCTGCTGATAGCACAAATCTGTCTCTATTAATCCAATTAGGATTTTTAGGATTATGTTTCATATTTTTAGCCCATAGCGTATACGCCATAGGAGCAGCTCCCAAAGGTAACCCCGGATGACCTGAATTAGCCTTTTGTATTGCTTCTGCTGATAAAATTCTAATAGTATTAATTGTTTTAGTGTCTAAATTTTTCATATTTTTGCATACTCCTTTCGTTATTCAAGTTATAGTATATCACAAAAAAGCCTTAAAAAAGTGCAAAGCACCTTTTAATGAATAATGAAGAATGAACAATGAATAATTTTAGATAAGCTAAACTTTTGTAAATAAAATATCTTCGATGTTAAGCTTAGCTTAACGAGTTTTCCATAGAACAACTATCTTCAACAAGCTAAATAAAATTAAAATTTTTCTGAGTGTAACGAAGAAAAATATCCTTAATTGTTCATTATTCATTGTTAGTTGTTCATTAATTAAAGTTGTTCATTAAAAAATTACGTAGTAGTTTTTTTAAAGCCTTTTCCTTGTACTTCTGAAACGTCTAATATAGAAATAAAAGCATGGTTATCTATTTCTTTTACCATATGTTTTAATTCTGGTAATTGAGATAGGGAAACCACACAATATAAAACTTTTTTCTCCTTACTAGTATAGGCACCTTCTCCATTTAGAAAGGTTACTCCTCTTCCTAGGGCATCCATTATCCATTTACTTACTTCTACTTCTTTTTCTGTTATTATAAATATTAATTTTTCTTTATTATCGAATCCTTTTACTACCTTATCTATCATAGTAGCAGTTAAATACATTGAAACTAAAGTATATAATGCAATTTTTATATTAAATATAAAAGCACCTGCAACTACTATTAAGAAATTAAATGCAAAGGAAATTTTACCTATATCGAAGTTTTCATATTTTTTCTTTATTACAGAAGAAACTATATCTAATCCTCCTGTAGATCCTTGGTTACTAAAACTCAATCCCACACCTATACCATTTAGTATACCACCATATATACACAATAATAAAATATCATCTAAAACTACTGCTTTTTGAAGTGGTCTTGTTAATATAAGCATAATAGACAAGGATACACTTCCTATTATAGTATTTATAGTAAACTTTGTATCCATTTTTTTATAACTTAAATACAAAAGTGGAAGGTTTATTAACAGCACAGAATATCCGGTAGGTATATCCAGAGTATATTCTAATATTAAGGCTAATCCTGACACTCCTCCACTTAATAAACTTGCATTTACTATAAAAGTATTAATACCTATTGCAGATATTAATGAACCCAAAATTATAAAAAATATATTTTTAACACTCAAGTTATTTAAATACTTACTGCTTTTCAATTCTTATCCCCCTTAAAAGTTTATCTATTTAATAATAGTACATTTTGACAAATAAATAAAGCCCCCCCTTTTTGACAATGAATAATGAAGAATGAACAATGAATAATTATGGATATTTTTTCTCCTCTATCGTGACATTTGACAATTGACATTTGACAGAGGACAATGGTGGATATTTTTTCTCCTCTATCGTTGCGAAAAAATTTTAATTATATAATTTTTATATTAAGCAGTTTTTCACTAAAACAAGCAATGTTTAGCGAAGCAAACGAGCCCTTTTTTTATAATTTCCTAAACTATTAACTCTTCACTAAAACAACGATGTTCAGCTTCGCTGAACGAGTTTTCCATTTTCAATTATATCTAATAAAATTAAAGTTCTTCTGACGAAAGGAAGAAGAACCTCCTTCATTGTCCTCTGTCCTCTATCCTCTGTCCTCTGTCCTCTATCCTCTATCCTCTAAAATTAATGATTTTCTGTAACGTAGTGGAAGAAAATCCCCCTAAATTGTTCATTATTCATTGTTAGTTGTTCACTAAAAAAGGTTGTTCACTAATCAAATGTATTGGTTTGCTGCACAAGCCCAGTCTTTTATTATTTCCTTCATATCTTGGAGCGCAATGGTTACATCATTCTTTTTAACTTTTTTACCAGATAATTTCTTTATTTCGCCAAAGGGTTCCCTTAAAGATAATGTTTCTTCGGCACCTGTCAGCACCCATAGTGTTTTACAATTTATAGGCTTTACTTTTAATTTTTCCTCTCCCATGCCGTCAGTAAAATATATTAGAATATGATCTCTTAGTTTATTATCATATATATATTGAAATACCGGTGAAAAGGCAGTTCCACCTCTAGTGTCCAATTTTTTCTTAACATCTCCTTGTCTTCTCACTTTATAAACTCTTCTTATAGTATTATCCGATTCAATTATTGTTATGTCTGAAGAATAATTTTTTACAATATCAAATACTTCTACCATAACCTTTTGTATATCCTCATCACTCATACTGCCGCTTATGTCTAAAGCTATCAATAGTTTTATTTTGTGATCTGGTAACTTTCCCCTTATATCCAATCTATTTGGTTGTCTTCTATCTTTTCTAGTAATTGTTTTTTTATATCCCATAGGTTGTGTTCCAATAATTCTTCTTAGATATTCATTCCATGGTATTTCAGCTTTTCTGTTTAAATCTTTTAAAGCCTTTTGTATAGAAGTTGGGGCTTTTCCTTTACTTGCATTATTAGCAGTTTTTTTAGTAAGCTCTTTTAAATGTTCTAAATCAAAATTATCCTTATTTAAACTCCAAATATCATGAGCATTTTCTATTTTATACTCTTCAATTTTTACATTTGTTGAATTCTTCATAGCTTCTTCATTTGTAATTTTTTTCTTACCATCTTCAGTTGTCAGCTTATCCATAGCTTTTTTTATCTCTTTTGCATAGTATTCTGCATTTTTTTCATAGGGTAAATCACACTTAAAAGATAAATTAACTTTTTCTATAGTAGATGACCAAGGTGGTAAATTTTCAATGTATTGATTTATAGATATATCTAAAGCTGTGTTTACTATAAAATTGCTATACTTTTTTATAAGCTGCTTTTGTCGTTTAATGTGTCCAAACATTATGTGATATATTTCATGTTTTATAAGAGCTTTCATTTGCTCTAGACTACAATTCAAAAATAAAAATGGATTAAAATGCAATACAAAATGAGATAGGGATACTGTAGTTCCCACTGGCCACAGTAGTTTAGTATTTATTTCCCTTTTCATTTGCATAGAAAATAGTCCAAAAAAATTATTCTCTCCCTTCATTAAAGAAAAGGTAGTAAGTTCTATTAAATAAAAAAATCTTTTTTTAAATTGTCCATTTATTGTTACTTTATCCTCTAAATTATATGCATCTTTTAATAATTCTCTTCTCAAGCTTTCAAATTTATTATTTAATTTAATCATCTCCCTATTATTTTAAATCCTGAAACATCTTAAAAAATCCATCTATAAAAATTTCATTTTCTAAAAATTCACTATATATGTCTTTATAATTAAATTTAATCTCCTGCATAATACCCATCTTTAAATCTGATGGAAACAGCTGTATAAGTTTAGAAAATATATTCACGTCTCTATGTTTATTCTCACTATCCATTATATATGACAAAGCATTTTTAGCTTCTAGGTAAAGTCTTGAATGGCTTTCCTCTTTTATTCTTCTTTCTAATTCTTTATGTATTTCTTCATTTTCAAATATTTCTTCTGGGGTTATTAAAGGCCTTTTGTTTTCTTCTATAAAATTAATAAAATCTTGGGCTATACTTTCCCCTATATTTCCCTTAACTACATTGTAAAATATTTTAGTTGGATATTTTTCCCTCATATACACATCATAGGCTTTTGAAACTCTTTCCCAACTCCTTGGAGTGGCCTTTATACTTTCCTGGGAACTTGGGTTATGTAGATATTCTGGAAAGGATGCTATAAATTGAAGTATGTCCTTATTTATATTAACTTCTTCTCTCATGCCCCATTTAATCCATGTATTCACATCTGCATCTAATTCTATCCAAACAAATCTATCTTCCTGGGCTGGATCCATATCCACTACTTGATAATCTGTATATTGAAAAGAATCATATTTATTTGATGGGTTCATTGCCGCTATTACATCTACTCTTGGAGATAATTTATATCCGTTTATTTCCCTATTTAATATTATGTTCATAAGCTCCTGTTGCACACTGTGTTCACATCTATTTATTTCATCTATAAATAGTAATACCCTTCTATTTTTATCTTCTTCTAAAGCCTTGTCTATTTCTACAAGCTTTGTATGAACTGCATATACTGTTCTTTTTATCTTTTCCCCTGTATGTTTAATTACATATTCCTCTACAGTAGGTAGTCCTCCTATTTCTCCTTCTTTTAAAAGATTACCATCTATATTTACCACATAATAATTATTTTTATTACCTAATTCCCTTATTAATGAGGTTTTACCTATACCGCTCTCTCCTATTATTAAAGGAACCTCCCCTGTTTTTATAACCATTTCTACTGCCATTAGCACTTCATTAAAATTCATTTAATACACTCCCTACATACCTAAATTATAATCTACAAAAATTCCTTTTGCTTTCATGCTTCCAAACTTATATATAAAACTAAATTTATCTATATTTAAAGCTTCAGTTTTTATAAAATCTAAAACAAATTCCCTTTCTACATCTTCTTTAGCTATTTCTTCTATAACAACTTTTTTTGATAAATCCTCATAATCCTTACTTAAGTATTTTACAACTTTAAAATTCACCTTTAAAAATTCTCTTACCTTTTCCTCTGTAATATCTTTTATATAATTCATAACCTGCTCATTTGCTTTTACAGCTTCTAATTGTACTCTAAAGGAAGGGTTTTCTATATATTTTATAGAAGTCCAATCCTTTTTAACAGCCGCAATTTTTATTTCTTCACTAGGATCCTTTATATACTTTATAGAATCCGCATCCTTTTCTACCGCTAACTTTTGAACTTCTAAAGATGGATTTTTTACAAATTGTATAGCCCATCCCTTACCTTTTATAGCAGCTTTAATTGTATTTTCGCTAGGATCTTTTATATACTCTAAAGTATTCCAAGCCTTTTCTACTGCATAAATACACATTTCTTCTGTGGGATTTTCTATATACTCAATAATCCATGGATTAGATTTTAATGCCTGCCACTTTAAATCTTCTCCTGGATTTTTTATAAATTTTATTAAATTAGGTTTTTGTGATATAGCAATCCTTGCCATTTCCTCTGTGGGATTTTCTACAGATTTTATGTAATAAGGATCTCTTTTAATATATTCTATTATCTTTTCATTATCCATCATTTAAGCCACCTCTATTATTTTATGATTAATTATATTTTACCATATTTTTATTTTTTTACACTATAAAAGAGAATATATATTAAAAAATACACATTCTCCTTTAATCTTAATTTACAATTATAAAGCTAAAATATTAATATCATAAGCAATATAATAAGCACTATGGCAAATACATAGATTGAATAGGTTATACTGCTCATCATATTCATAGTTTTTGAAAAACTTTCATTTAAACTTTTTTGTTTGCTTTGATTTTCTTTGTCTAAATGTCTTTTATATTTATATGTAAGGTCTATTTGTTTTTCTCCAATTTTTCTAAATAAATAATTAATACCATATATTAAATTCAAAAGGCCCTCATCAAAAACCCTTAATATTAAACTGCTATAATGAATAACACTCTTTAGAACTGGTATATATATGTTTTTTTCTAAACTAAACCAATTTAAAGCTATATTTTCGTACCACCAATTGTTGCCATTTCCCTTTCTTAAAACCTTTTTTATAAAAAATTTATATATTAAAACTCCTATTATAACTGATATCATAGAAGATTTTATATTTCCTATAGAATAAAAGTTTCCAATACTGTGAGCCTCTATATTAAAAGCTTCTGCACTTTTATATAGTATTTTCATAACTAAATCCCCTCTAACACCAAGGAATATAGTCATAAATGCAAGTATTATCATAGGGAAAAAGGTTACTTTACTTATTTTAATTTTTCCTTTATAGTTGCTAGCCACACCTTCTTCTATAAACAAAGCCATAAATATTTTTAATAAATAGGCTACAGTAAATCCGCTGCTTAGTACAAATATAATATCTGCAAAGCTTATCCATAAACTTTTGTATAGCATCTTGCTTTCAATTAGTGCATGATGAATTATATTTTTACTTATAAATCCATTAAAGCCTGGCATAGCTGTAATTCCACAAATCCCTATAAAAAATAGAAATTTAAGTAGTTTTTTATTTTTACCAAATCCACCTATATGATTTATGCTAAGTTCGTGTAGATACATGTATATAACTCCTGCTCCCATAAATAGAAGCACTTTAAATATCATGTGATTTATAATATGATATGTGGCTCCATAAAAAGCCATGTATTTATGTTCTTCTAATATACCCATAAGTCCTATGGCAACTAAAATATATCCCATCTGGCTCATACTACTATATGCAAGTATCCTTTTTATGTTACGCTGAAATAGTGCTAAAAATCCACCTAAAAACATGGTTATAAATCCTAATATTAAAATAGCCAATGAAATATTTTTATCATTAGGAGTTATTATTTGTGATGTTATCATAATACCGAATATTCCTGTTTTTAAAAGCACTCCTGATAAAACTGCACTAGCTGGAGCAGGTGCTGCTGGATGAGCTTTAGGAAGCCATATATGAAGTGGAAACATACCTGCCTTTATGCCAAATCCAAATACAATTAATGAAACTATAGCATATTTAATACCTCCTAAACTGTCTAAGGAATTTTTTAATAAACTCATTTCTAGGGTTTGGGTATAATCAAATAGTAAAAACAGTCCCATTAACAGCACAAGTCCCCCAGTTACCGCCATTATTATATATGTATCTCCTGCCTCATGGGAGTATTCATCCTCATCGTGAATTATTAGCGGATAGGATGTAAGGGACATGATTTCAAAGAAAGTGAATAAATTCAATAAATTCTCTGAAATAAATATTCCCAAAGTACTCCAATAAGTAAGCATAAAAAATAAATAATATCTATTTCTATTTTTATAACTATTTAAATACTGAACAGAATAAACAGTAACTAAAAACCAAATTAGTGAAGTTAACCAAATAAAAATATATCTAAACATATCTATTTTTAAAGATAATCCAGTTCCCATTATATTTTTTATAAAAAGCTCTATACTTTCATTATATACCTGTGGAAATATATAAGTAATAGCTAAAAAAACTATAAATGTTATTGCTATATTAAATCTATCTCTTATTTTTTCATTATATCTTCCTATAACAAAGCCTACTATAGATGCAAGTAAAGGAACTATAAGTATTATGTAAAATATATAATTCAAAAGAACACCTCCCTTTTATATAACTTCTTTGGATATTTCCATTAAGAAATTTAATATTGGATTAGGGTATAACCCTAGTACTATGGTTATACAAGTTATAAGCATTATTGGTACTAACATTTTTAATGGTGCTTCTTTAATTTCTATTTTTTCCCCTAAGGTGTGTTCTTCACTTTTTTTAAAGAAAGCAACAGTTATAATAGGCATTAAATACATAGCTGTTAAAAGAGCACTAATTAATAATATAGCAGGGAAAATTACTTTTCCTTCTAAAAGTCCACCTTGCGCTAAATACCACTTGCTTACAAAGCCATTAGTTGGAGGTATTCCAATTAATGATATAGAGGATATGGCAAAACACCACATAGTATAGGGCATTTCCTTTCCTATACCCTTTATTTCATATATACTTGTTTTTCCCCTAGTGTACATTATTGTACCTACACAAAAAAACAATGTAATCTTTATAACAGCATGGTTTATTAAATGTAAAAGCCCTCCTACAAAGGAATTTCCATTTAAAATTAGTATTCCCAAAAGTATATATCCTAATTGACTTATAGTTGAATAGGCCAATCTCTTTTTTAAATTACTTTGATGAAGTGCTAAAAAAGAGCCCATAAGTATGGATATAGTTACAAATAGCAATAGATATTTTCTTCCATGTATTTGCTTTACTATTTCTGCACCAAAAACATAATATGTAATTCTTACAAGAGCAAATACCCCTGATTTTACTACGGCTACTGCATGAAGTAGGGAACTTACAGGTGTTGGTGCCACCATGGCCTTTGGAAGCCAAGAGTGAAAAGGCACTAAAGCCGCTTTTACTCCAAAACCCAAAAACATAACTATGTAACTTGTGGATATTAAAGTTTTATTTAGATTAAAATCCTTTATAATGCCCTTAGGACAAAAATCTAATACATTAGTTACATTAAATAAAAGTATCATGCCTAAAAGCACAAAGGTAGCTCCTGCAAAGGAGTATATTAAATACTTTTTACCACTTTTTAAAGCTTCTCCAGTTCCTGAATGAATAACTAAAGGAAAAGTTGCCAGTGTTAACAATTCATAAAATAAATATAGTGTTACTAAATTTCCTGAAAAGGATATACCCAAAGTTACTCCTAGAGTTACTAAGAAAAAAGCAAAAAACCTATCTTCTTTTCCCTCATGTTTCATATATTCCATAGAGTAAAAACTAGTAAATACCCAAAGCACAGCTACTAACAATGAAAAGAACATGCTCAATTTATCTATCTTTAAATAAATATCTAAAAACTCATTTATTTTTAGTACTGTACAAGAAATTTGTCCCATGCTTTTAAAAATATATATTACAAAGAATAGATTTAAAAATACTGTTATTGCCGCTATAGCATTTCTAATATTTTCTTTAAACTTTCCAACACCTATAAAAAGAGCCATAACCATTGGAAAAAGTATAGGTATTAAAATTATTGCTGTATTCAAAATGTAACCTCCTAAACTAAACCTATTTTTATCAGTTCTATTATACTACTAGATGCTACTCCTACATATATCATTGCAAAAACCAAAATAATTATAGGTAATAGTTGAACTATAGGCGTATTTTTACTTTTATATACTTTATCTTTTAAATTTTCTTCTCCAAAAAAACCATTTATAGATATAGGGAAATAGTATACTGCGTTTAAAAGACTGCTTAATAATATTATGGCTATTAAAATAGGCCTTTGGGATTCAATAGAT
This window of the Clostridium cochlearium genome carries:
- a CDS encoding complex I subunit 5 family protein, with product MNTAIILIPILFPMVMALFIGVGKFKENIRNAIAAITVFLNLFFVIYIFKSMGQISCTVLKINEFLDIYLKIDKLSMFFSLLVAVLWVFTSFYSMEYMKHEGKEDRFFAFFLVTLGVTLGISFSGNLVTLYLFYELLTLATFPLVIHSGTGEALKSGKKYLIYSFAGATFVLLGMILLFNVTNVLDFCPKGIIKDFNLNKTLISTSYIVMFLGFGVKAALVPFHSWLPKAMVAPTPVSSLLHAVAVVKSGVFALVRITYYVFGAEIVKQIHGRKYLLLFVTISILMGSFLALHQSNLKKRLAYSTISQLGYILLGILILNGNSFVGGLLHLINHAVIKITLFFCVGTIMYTRGKTSIYEIKGIGKEMPYTMWCFAISSISLIGIPPTNGFVSKWYLAQGGLLEGKVIFPAILLISALLTAMYLMPIITVAFFKKSEEHTLGEKIEIKEAPLKMLVPIMLITCITIVLGLYPNPILNFLMEISKEVI